AGCCGACGAGCGCGATAATGCTAGCGACGACCATGCCTCGATAGAGCGCCCCCATGATTTTCGTGCGCCGGACTTGGCCGACGCCCACGAAGATCGCGCCGACGATCGATGCGACGATTGAGATTGCACCCAGCAAGAGCGGAAACGTGGTGGCACCAGGCACCGATGCGCCAAAGAGCAGATTTCCCAGCAACATGGCGGCGACCGTCGTCACGCAGTACGTCTCGAAGAGGTCTGCGGCCATTCCGGCGCAATCGCCGACGTTATCTCCAACGTTATCGGCGATGACCGCGGGATTGCGCGGGTCGTCTTCGGGAATGCCCGCCTCGACTTTACCGACTAAGTCGGCTCCGACGTCGGCAGCTTTGGTGTAGATTCCGCCGCCAAGACGGGCGAAGACCGAGATCAGCGAGCACCCAAAAGCAAGGCCGACCATGGCATTCAGCGAGGTTGCGGAATCGCCGTTGTTAATGATCTGCAAGATGTAGTAATAGCCCGAGACCGCGAGCAAACCGAGACCGACGACCAACATGCCGGTGACCGAACCGCCGCGGAAGGCGACGTTGAGGGCCGGCGTTAGGCCGCCGCGTGCGGCTTCGGCGGTGCGAACGTTGGCGCGCACCGAAACGATCATGCCGATGAAACCGGCCGCGCCCGAAAGAATGGCGCCGATCAGAAAGCCGACCGCGGCTTCCTTCCCCAACGTCGGCGCGAAGAGTATGACGACCGCTAAGACGATCGCGACGATACCGATCGTCCGGTACTGGCGCGCCAAGAAGGCCATGGCGCCTTCTTGAATCGCGGCGGCGATTTCGCGCATACGCTCGTTGCCGGCCGGTTGCCGCACGACCCAAAAGGTCAGCGCGACACCGTAGAGCACGGCAAGGACACCCCCGATGAGGCCAGCCAGAATCGCTGTCTGTGCGGTCATTCCTCTCCTCTAGTGCGGACAAACGGTACGGACAAAAAAGGGGGCCCGGGAAGGGCCGACCAGCTTGCCTACTCCGGGCACTCGCGCAAGTCCTATCCGGCGGCCGCGACCGCGTGGGCCGAACAGCAAAAAGGCCCGCCATACGGCGGGCCTTCTTGGTTTCCCAACGCTTACAGCGTAACTCTGACCTTGATGATGAGCTCGTTCCCCTTGTGATCCTTCACCAGGAAGCTGCCGCGCCCAATGGCGAGGCCCACGACGGTGAAGACCGTGTCCTTCGTTCCGTGGTTGGGCGTGATCAAAATGATGCCCTTCGTCTTGTTGTAGACTTTAAAGTTGCCGCCGTAATTCTGCTCGCTGAACTTGCAATCGACGATACCGGCCACGACGATATGGATGCGTTTGCCGCAGGTGGATTTAATCTGGTCGCCCGAAAGCGCGACTGCGCTGTTCGTCGATGTGGTCGGAACGTACGTCGAGTTCGCGGATTGGCCGCTGCATGCCGCCAATGACAGGGATAGAACGGCAGCGCCAGCGACGATGCCGAGGTAGAGCCGATGGAAAGTCATGTGATGCTCCTTATTCACATTGGGTAGGTAGGTTGAAAAGATTCCCCTCGCGCGCAAGAAGAAACGCTACTGCATGATGTTAATTTTCGTTAACGCGTTAACGCGGCATCGCAATGGAATCCACTGAGTTTCTCATCGTCGGTTGCGGGCCCGCCGGGGCCACGGCTGCCCGTGAGGCAGCGCGCGCCGGCGTGGAAACTGTCGTGCTCGAGCGCGATGCCGTTGTCGGGCAGAAACGCGTCTGCGCCGCCGGACTGCGCCCCGGCTTCTGCGAGACATTCGATTTGCCGCGAGAGATCGTCCACTGCGACACGCCGCGACTCGCGTTCTTCGATGCGAACAACCGCGAATACGAAGTCGCTTTCGGGCCAGGCCATACCACGACGCGCGAGGAGCTCGATGGGGCGATGGCTGGGCTTGCTTTGAGAGAGGGCGCGCAATTGCGAACGCGTGCGCTTTTTCGCGCGATTAGTCGCGACGGCGAACGTATCGTCGTCGATTATGCCGATCTCGCCGCCGGTGAGCGTCGTGCTATTTCGGCCCGCTACGCGTTCTTCGCGACCGGGGCCGCGGCGCAGCTGGATACGGCGCCGTTCGGGCGGGTGGCATGGTCGCGATGGCGCGAGGGATTACTGACGACGCTGCAGTATCGCGTCTACCTCGCCGGCCGCGCGGCCGCAGTTGCCTATCGAACGCTGGAACTCCATTATTATCTTGCGCGCGACGGTCGTCAGATCGTCGCCTGGATGTTTCCGAAGCGAGATCACCTGGCGATCGGCTTAGGCATCATGGGAAAGATTCGCGGGGACCTGCTGCGCGCCGAGCTCGATGCGTTTACCGCGCGCGTGCGAACGCGTCTCTATGCCGATGCCGGCGTGCGCGCGGTGAAGACCGAAGGCCACCTGTTGTATGGCGGCGCGGTGCGGCCGATGCTCAGCGACGACGGCGTGCTCGTCGGCGGCACCGCCGCCGGTTTGGTGGACGCGACCAACGGCGAAGGCATCTTCGAAGCGGCGATGAGCGGCCGCTTCGCGGCAAATGCCGTGATGCAGTCGCGGACGAACGCGAAGCGTGCGAGCGAGCGCTATGCATCGCTGGTTGGCGGCAGGTTTCGCCGTCGTCTCACGGATCGTGTGCGCATCATGCGCTATCTCGAGCGGCGACCGCGGCGGTTCGCGCTGCTCTTCGAACAGCTCGCGAGGACTCCACGCCTGGCCGAGGTATTGCTCAAGGAAGACTGCAAGCGAACGATGAGCGATCGTCTATACCTTTATCAACAGGCAATGAGATTTGGGATTCGCACTATCGCATGCCGTGGCTAATGCATCTCTTTCGCGCGAAGAGGTCATTCATAAGTATTTGCATTTGGTCAAGTACGTCGCCGGAAGGATCTCGGTTCATCTCCCCGCCAACGTCGATATCAACGATTTGATCAACGACGGCGTCTTCGGCTTGATGGACGCCATCGAAAAGTACGACGATTCACGATCGGTCAAGTTCGAAACCTACGCGATTACTCGTATTAACGGCTCGATTCTGGACGCGCTGCGGTCGCTCGACTGGGTGCCCCGCACCGTCCGCCAGCGCGCGCGCCAGATGGAACGGGCATTTGAAAGCTTGGAGTTCGAACTCGGCCGCGACCCGACCGACGAAGAGCTCGCGCAGCGTCTCGAAGTCTCAATGCGCGAGCTCGATGAAGTGCGGGCGCGTTTGCGTGGAACCAACGTCGTCTCGCTGGAGGAACCGTTGGCGAGCGGCGGCGATCAGGAACTCTTTGTCGGCGACACGATCGAAGATACCGAGAGCGACATTACCAGGGAGATCGAACGCGACGAGCTTCGGCGCGAACTCGTTCAAGAAGTGGAGGCGCTCGCACCGCAAGAACGGACGGTCATTCGCCGATACTATTTCAAGGGCGAAACGCTGAA
This Candidatus Eremiobacterota bacterium DNA region includes the following protein-coding sequences:
- a CDS encoding NAD(P)/FAD-dependent oxidoreductase, encoding MESTEFLIVGCGPAGATAAREAARAGVETVVLERDAVVGQKRVCAAGLRPGFCETFDLPREIVHCDTPRLAFFDANNREYEVAFGPGHTTTREELDGAMAGLALREGAQLRTRALFRAISRDGERIVVDYADLAAGERRAISARYAFFATGAAAQLDTAPFGRVAWSRWREGLLTTLQYRVYLAGRAAAVAYRTLELHYYLARDGRQIVAWMFPKRDHLAIGLGIMGKIRGDLLRAELDAFTARVRTRLYADAGVRAVKTEGHLLYGGAVRPMLSDDGVLVGGTAAGLVDATNGEGIFEAAMSGRFAANAVMQSRTNAKRASERYASLVGGRFRRRLTDRVRIMRYLERRPRRFALLFEQLARTPRLAEVLLKEDCKRTMSDRLYLYQQAMRFGIRTIACRG
- a CDS encoding FliA/WhiG family RNA polymerase sigma factor, whose translation is MANASLSREEVIHKYLHLVKYVAGRISVHLPANVDINDLINDGVFGLMDAIEKYDDSRSVKFETYAITRINGSILDALRSLDWVPRTVRQRARQMERAFESLEFELGRDPTDEELAQRLEVSMRELDEVRARLRGTNVVSLEEPLASGGDQELFVGDTIEDTESDITREIERDELRRELVQEVEALAPQERTVIRRYYFKGETLKEIKADMGVSESRVSQIHAQAVMHLRQRLRSSAAE